Part of the Virgibacillus natechei genome is shown below.
TTTTAACTTCTAAAGGTCGAGAAGCTATCTATTCCGTTTTTCTAAGGTCTGCCCGATAAAATCAGTCTTTCTCAAATCACTATAGCTTAAAAATTAGCTATAGCCATCGGGACTCTAGACGTTACATGTGATCACATAAAGACATAGGATAAGTAAAACAAGTGAAAAAGGGGGAGGAGTTATAAACATGAGGCAAGATAAAGAAAGACTTGGCTCCTCGGTATTAGCAGCTGGTGTAATTCTGGAAGCCATTTCTGCTACAGAGAACATTCACTTGGGAGAAGAAACCCGTTCCCGATTACTCGCTTACGCCAATGTTCTTGCTGCGGTTGGTAATGCAACCATAGCAGATACTCTAGATGAATTAGATGCCGAAAAACTGGGTCTTAAAACCCTAACTACTGGTAATCTTGCTGTCACATATGGGAATGTTGTACCAGATTCAGATGAGGATAAAACTAAGTTGACTGTTAAAGGGAATTTAATTCAAACACTAGGTGGAAGCCTAGCTCTCACTGAAGTATTCAATCCTAAGGGCTCGAAATCAGAAATTCTTCTGTCATATGGTGTAACTTTGATTACTGCAGGAGCCGCAATCATATCCATTGGAGGTAGTAAGGAGCTAAGAAATATTGAAAATCGCCTTGTTGAAATTGGTGCATGGGTAAAGGCACTAGGTGCGACTTTGGTGATGCTCTCTTTTTTTCTCCCCGACAA
Proteins encoded:
- a CDS encoding DUF6944 family repetitive protein, coding for MRQDKERLGSSVLAAGVILEAISATENIHLGEETRSRLLAYANVLAAVGNATIADTLDELDAEKLGLKTLTTGNLAVTYGNVVPDSDEDKTKLTVKGNLIQTLGGSLALTEVFNPKGSKSEILLSYGVTLITAGAAIISIGGSKELRNIENRLVEIGAWVKALGATLVMLSFFLPDKDM